The following are encoded together in the Streptomyces flavofungini genome:
- a CDS encoding protealysin inhibitor emfourin, which produces MRIQVKRTGGFAGIDRYAEVDTTARPDAQEWHALAERAAADGRGTPPVGVPDGFSYQITIDERTVYCSDPRLTEDQRTLITRVLKEGS; this is translated from the coding sequence ATGCGTATCCAGGTGAAGCGCACCGGAGGTTTCGCGGGCATCGACCGGTACGCGGAGGTGGACACCACCGCGCGCCCCGACGCCCAGGAGTGGCACGCCCTGGCCGAGCGGGCGGCGGCCGACGGCCGGGGCACACCCCCCGTCGGGGTGCCCGACGGCTTCAGTTACCAGATCACCATCGACGAGCGGACCGTGTACTGCTCGGACCCCCGGCTCACGGAGGACCAGCGGACGCTGATCACGCGGGTGCTCAAGGAGGGCTCGTAG
- a CDS encoding M4 family metallopeptidase, with amino-acid sequence MTANPTGFEPVFCTIVPPVVLDRLAQSSDPALARAARRTLQRDAYERTQRRLTTVVGAPSVAAPKGAEEGKPHRTVHDAKHRTDLPGRKVRGEGEKAGKDATVNRAYDGLGATFEVFFKHFERDSIDGSGLPLNATVHYGEDYGNAFWNGEQMVFGDGDREIFLDFTIPVDVIGHELTHGVVQYTANLTYFGQPGALNESMADVFGSLIKQYTLGQTADQADWLIGAGLLAERVTGKALRSMKEPGTAYDDDVLGKDPQPADMDHYVRTGRDNGGVHINSGIPNRAFHLVAEALGGHAWERAGQIWYAVLTGGELAQDASFTDFAKLTVAAARAKYGDGEELKAVLDAWSQVKVPAT; translated from the coding sequence ATGACCGCCAACCCGACGGGATTCGAGCCCGTTTTCTGCACGATCGTGCCACCCGTGGTCCTGGACAGGCTCGCCCAGTCCTCGGACCCCGCGCTCGCCCGAGCCGCCCGCCGCACCCTCCAGCGCGACGCCTACGAGCGCACCCAGCGCCGCCTGACCACGGTCGTCGGCGCCCCCTCCGTCGCCGCGCCCAAGGGCGCCGAGGAGGGCAAGCCGCACCGCACCGTCCACGACGCCAAGCACCGCACGGACCTGCCCGGACGCAAGGTGCGCGGCGAGGGCGAGAAGGCCGGCAAGGACGCCACCGTCAACCGCGCGTACGACGGTCTCGGCGCGACCTTCGAGGTGTTCTTCAAGCACTTCGAGCGGGACTCCATCGACGGCTCCGGGCTGCCCCTGAACGCCACCGTCCACTACGGCGAGGACTACGGGAACGCCTTCTGGAACGGCGAGCAGATGGTGTTCGGCGACGGGGACCGGGAGATCTTCCTCGACTTCACCATCCCCGTGGACGTCATCGGCCACGAGCTGACCCACGGCGTCGTGCAGTACACGGCGAACCTCACCTACTTCGGCCAGCCCGGCGCCCTCAACGAATCCATGGCGGACGTCTTCGGCTCGCTGATCAAGCAGTACACCCTCGGCCAGACCGCCGACCAGGCCGACTGGCTGATCGGTGCGGGCCTGCTCGCCGAGCGCGTCACCGGCAAGGCGCTGCGCTCCATGAAGGAGCCCGGCACGGCGTACGACGACGACGTGCTCGGCAAGGACCCGCAGCCCGCCGACATGGACCACTACGTCCGCACCGGCCGCGACAACGGCGGCGTGCACATCAACTCCGGCATCCCCAACCGCGCCTTCCACCTCGTCGCCGAGGCGCTCGGCGGGCACGCCTGGGAGCGGGCCGGACAGATCTGGTACGCCGTCCTGACCGGCGGCGAGCTGGCCCAGGACGCCTCCTTCACGGACTTCGCGAAGCTGACGGTGGCGGCGGCCCGCGCCAAGTACGGCGACGGCGAGGAGCTCAAGGCGGTCCTGGACGCCTGGTCGCAGGTCAAGGTGCCCGCCACCTGA
- a CDS encoding GH1 family beta-glucosidase, with protein MIARMATTRAPLPRFPRDFLWGVSTSAHQIEGAADERGPSVWDAFTALPGTVKDGTTAAVACDHVRRYREDVALIRDLGVGAYRFSVSWPRVLPRGSGEVSERGLDFYDRLVDELCAAGVRPVPTLFHWDTPLAVAEAGGWLARDTAHRFAEYAAVVAARIGDRVPKWITLNEPAEHTLLGHALGQHAPGQQLLFDALPAAHHQLLGHGLAVRALRAAGAGDIGVANSHGPTWAASDAAADREAADLYDVLLNRLFSDPLITGRYPEPIGELLGAEVPDLDGDLAVVAEPIDWYGINFYQPTKVGAPLAEAAPTEFSGLTLPPELPFSPRPISGYPTTSFGWPVVPEALTELLLALRDRYADRLPPLVITENGCSYDGLDDQERISYLDGHLRALHRALEAGVDVRGYFVWSLLDNFEWAEGYAQRFGLVHVDHATQKRTPKASYGWLRQELLAQNAPVPPLPETKGLRPLDPRSA; from the coding sequence ATGATCGCGCGCATGGCGACGACGCGCGCACCGCTGCCCCGCTTCCCCCGCGACTTCCTGTGGGGGGTGTCCACATCGGCCCACCAGATCGAGGGCGCCGCCGACGAGCGCGGCCCCTCGGTGTGGGACGCCTTCACCGCCCTGCCCGGCACCGTCAAGGACGGCACCACGGCCGCCGTGGCCTGCGACCACGTCCGCCGCTACCGCGAGGACGTGGCCCTGATCCGCGACCTCGGCGTGGGCGCGTACCGCTTCTCCGTCTCCTGGCCGCGGGTGCTGCCGCGGGGCAGCGGCGAGGTCAGCGAGCGGGGCCTGGACTTCTACGACCGCCTCGTGGACGAGCTGTGCGCGGCGGGCGTGCGCCCCGTGCCGACCCTCTTCCACTGGGACACGCCGCTCGCCGTGGCGGAGGCCGGGGGCTGGCTGGCGCGGGACACCGCGCACCGGTTCGCGGAGTACGCCGCCGTGGTGGCCGCCCGCATCGGGGACCGCGTACCGAAGTGGATCACCCTGAACGAGCCCGCCGAGCACACCCTCCTCGGCCACGCCCTCGGGCAGCACGCCCCCGGTCAGCAGCTCCTCTTCGACGCCCTGCCCGCCGCCCACCACCAGCTCCTCGGCCACGGGCTCGCGGTGCGGGCGCTGCGGGCGGCCGGGGCCGGTGACATCGGCGTGGCGAACTCCCACGGGCCGACCTGGGCCGCCTCCGACGCCGCCGCGGACCGCGAGGCCGCGGACCTCTACGACGTGCTCCTCAACCGGCTGTTCTCCGACCCGCTGATCACCGGCCGCTACCCCGAACCGATCGGCGAGCTGCTCGGCGCCGAAGTGCCCGACCTGGACGGCGACTTGGCGGTCGTCGCGGAGCCGATCGACTGGTACGGCATCAACTTCTACCAGCCCACGAAGGTGGGCGCGCCTCTGGCCGAGGCCGCCCCCACCGAGTTCTCGGGCCTCACCCTGCCCCCCGAACTCCCCTTCTCCCCCAGGCCGATCTCCGGCTACCCCACCACGTCCTTCGGCTGGCCCGTGGTCCCCGAAGCCCTCACCGAACTCCTCCTCGCCCTCCGCGACCGCTACGCCGACCGCCTCCCGCCCCTCGTCATCACCGAGAACGGCTGCTCCTACGACGGCCTGGACGACCAGGAGCGCATCAGCTACCTCGACGGCCATCTGCGCGCCCTCCACCGCGCCCTGGAGGCCGGCGTCGACGTTCGCGGCTACTTCGTCTGGTCCCTCCTCGACAACTTCGAGTGGGCCGAGGGGTACGCCCAGCGGTTCGGCCTGGTCCACGTGGACCACGCCACGCAGAAGCGGACGCCGAAGGCGTCCTACGGGTGGCTGCGGCAGGAGCTGCTCGCGCAGAACGCCCCGGTCCCGCCCCTTCCTGAAACCAAGGGGCTCCGCCCCCTGGACCCCCGATCGGCCTGA
- the ybeY gene encoding rRNA maturation RNase YbeY, translated as MSIDVNNESGTEVDEQAILDIARYALARMRIHPLSELSVIVVDADAMEQLHVQWMDLPGPTDVMSFPMDELRPPMKDDDEPPQGLLGDIVLCPEVALKQGQEAPTQHSMNEELQLLTVHGVLHLLGYDHEEPDEKAEMFGLQAAIVDGWRAEQGLTGPSPAPTVS; from the coding sequence ATGTCGATCGACGTCAACAACGAATCCGGAACCGAGGTCGACGAGCAGGCGATCCTCGACATCGCCCGCTACGCGCTCGCGCGGATGCGCATCCACCCGCTCTCCGAGCTCTCGGTGATCGTCGTGGACGCCGACGCCATGGAGCAGCTGCACGTCCAGTGGATGGACCTGCCCGGGCCCACGGACGTCATGTCCTTCCCCATGGACGAGCTGCGCCCGCCCATGAAGGACGACGACGAGCCCCCGCAGGGCCTCCTCGGCGACATCGTGCTCTGCCCCGAGGTCGCGCTCAAGCAGGGCCAGGAGGCGCCGACGCAGCACTCCATGAACGAGGAGCTCCAGCTCCTGACCGTCCATGGAGTGCTGCACCTCCTCGGGTACGACCACGAGGAGCCGGACGAGAAGGCCGAGATGTTCGGCCTGCAGGCGGCCATCGTCGACGGCTGGCGCGCGGAGCAGGGCCTGACCGGTCCGTCCCCGGCGCCCACCGTCTCCTGA
- a CDS encoding cytidine deaminase, translating into MTERTDLGPEDQKIVTLARSARARNGVPEGAAVRDETGRTYVAGTVSLASLELSALRTAVAMAVASGAESLEAAAVVSAAEALSAEDLAAVRDLGGPGTPVFLAGPDGAVRLTAETA; encoded by the coding sequence ATGACTGAGCGCACCGACCTCGGCCCCGAGGACCAGAAGATCGTCACCCTCGCCCGCTCGGCCCGCGCCCGCAACGGCGTGCCGGAGGGCGCGGCGGTGCGGGACGAGACGGGGCGTACGTACGTCGCCGGGACGGTGTCCCTCGCCTCCCTGGAGCTGTCCGCCCTGCGCACGGCCGTGGCCATGGCCGTGGCGTCCGGCGCGGAGTCCCTGGAGGCGGCCGCGGTCGTCTCCGCCGCGGAGGCCCTGTCCGCGGAGGATCTGGCCGCGGTACGGGATCTGGGCGGGCCCGGGACGCCGGTGTTCCTGGCGGGCCCGGACGGGGCGGTCCGGCTGACGGCGGAGACGGCCTGA
- the era gene encoding GTPase Era has protein sequence MGAMSVRTQSPEPSEQAAHRAGFACFVGRPNAGKSTLTNALVGKKVAITSNRPQTTRHTVRGIVHRPEAQLILVDTPGLHKPRTLLGERLNDVVRATWAEVDVIGFCLPANEKLGPGDRFIAKELASIKKTPKIAIVTKTDLVDSKALAEQLIAIDRLGKELGFEWAEIVPVSAVGEQQVDLLADLLVPLLPEGPALYPEGDLTDEPEQVMVAELIREAALEGVRDELPHSIAVVVEEMLPREDRPADKPLLDIHAFVYIERPSQKGIIIGPKGKRLKDVGIKSRKQIEALLGTPVYLDLHVKVAKDWQRDPRQLRKLGF, from the coding sequence ATGGGCGCCATGAGCGTGCGTACCCAGTCACCCGAGCCGTCCGAGCAGGCCGCCCACCGCGCCGGTTTCGCCTGCTTCGTCGGCCGCCCCAACGCGGGCAAGTCCACCCTCACGAACGCTCTGGTCGGCAAGAAGGTGGCGATCACCTCGAACCGGCCGCAGACGACGCGGCACACCGTGCGCGGCATCGTGCACCGCCCCGAGGCCCAGCTGATCCTGGTCGACACCCCCGGCCTGCACAAGCCCCGCACGCTGCTCGGCGAGCGGCTCAACGACGTGGTGCGTGCCACCTGGGCCGAGGTCGACGTCATCGGGTTCTGCCTGCCCGCCAACGAGAAGCTCGGGCCCGGTGACCGGTTCATCGCCAAGGAGCTGGCGTCGATCAAGAAGACGCCGAAGATCGCCATCGTCACGAAGACCGACCTCGTCGACAGCAAGGCCCTCGCCGAGCAGCTCATCGCCATCGACCGGCTCGGCAAGGAGCTCGGCTTCGAGTGGGCCGAGATCGTGCCCGTCTCGGCGGTCGGCGAGCAGCAGGTCGACCTGCTCGCCGACCTGCTGGTCCCGCTGCTCCCCGAAGGGCCCGCGCTCTACCCCGAAGGGGACCTCACCGACGAGCCCGAGCAGGTCATGGTCGCCGAGCTGATCCGTGAGGCGGCCCTCGAAGGCGTGCGGGACGAGCTGCCGCACTCCATCGCCGTGGTCGTCGAGGAGATGCTGCCCCGGGAGGACCGGCCCGCCGACAAGCCGCTCCTCGACATCCACGCCTTCGTGTACATCGAGCGGCCCAGCCAGAAGGGGATCATCATCGGCCCCAAGGGCAAGCGGCTCAAGGACGTCGGGATCAAGTCCCGCAAGCAGATCGAGGCGCTCCTCGGTACGCCGGTCTACCTCGACCTGCACGTCAAGGTCGCCAAGGACTGGCAGCGCGACCCGCGCCAGCTGCGCAAGCTGGGCTTCTGA
- a CDS encoding PhoH family protein, giving the protein MTQTPTAQTPARPQDAAQDTARTRAPGKGTGKAHFSVPAKHPMVMVLGSGDALLRVIEKAFPAADIHVRGNEISAVGDAHEVALIQRLFDEMMLVLRTGQPMTEDAVERSIAMLRADDSGEADGEETPAEVLTQNILSSRGRTIRPKTLNQKRYVDAIDKHTIVFGIGPAGTGKTYLAMAKAVQALQSKQVSRIILTRPAVEAGERLGFLPGTLYEKIDPYLRPLYDALHDMLDPDSIPRLMAAGTIEVAPLAYMRGRTLNDAFIILDEAQNTNPEQMKMFLTRLGFDSKIVITGDVTQIDLPNGTKSGLRQVQDILDGVDDVHFSRLTSSDVVRHKLVGRIVDAYEKYDNENGTENGSHASRGRSRGK; this is encoded by the coding sequence ATGACGCAGACACCGACAGCTCAGACCCCTGCGCGGCCGCAGGACGCGGCCCAGGACACGGCACGGACGCGGGCGCCCGGGAAGGGCACCGGCAAGGCACATTTCTCCGTCCCGGCCAAGCACCCCATGGTGATGGTCCTGGGCTCCGGAGACGCGCTGCTGCGAGTGATCGAGAAGGCCTTCCCGGCGGCCGACATCCACGTCCGGGGCAATGAGATCAGCGCGGTCGGTGACGCCCACGAAGTCGCCCTCATCCAGCGCCTGTTCGACGAGATGATGCTGGTGCTCCGCACCGGACAGCCGATGACGGAGGACGCAGTGGAACGCTCGATCGCCATGCTCAGGGCGGACGACAGCGGCGAGGCGGACGGCGAGGAGACCCCGGCCGAGGTCCTGACCCAGAACATCCTCTCCTCCCGCGGCCGCACCATCCGCCCCAAGACGCTCAACCAGAAGCGGTACGTCGACGCGATCGACAAGCACACGATCGTGTTCGGCATCGGCCCCGCGGGCACCGGCAAGACCTATCTGGCCATGGCCAAGGCGGTCCAGGCCCTGCAGTCCAAGCAGGTCAGCAGGATCATCCTGACCCGCCCCGCGGTGGAGGCGGGCGAGCGCCTCGGCTTCCTGCCCGGCACGCTCTACGAGAAGATCGACCCGTATCTGCGCCCGTTGTACGACGCGCTGCACGACATGCTGGACCCGGACTCGATCCCGCGCCTGATGGCCGCGGGCACCATCGAGGTCGCCCCGCTGGCGTACATGAGGGGCAGGACCCTGAACGACGCGTTCATCATCCTGGACGAGGCGCAGAACACGAACCCCGAGCAGATGAAGATGTTCCTCACCCGCCTCGGCTTCGACTCGAAGATCGTGATCACGGGCGACGTGACGCAGATCGACCTGCCGAACGGCACGAAGTCCGGTCTGCGCCAGGTCCAGGACATCCTCGACGGCGTGGACGACGTGCACTTCTCGCGGCTCACGTCCTCCGACGTCGTACGGCACAAGCTCGTCGGCCGTATCGTCGACGCGTACGAGAAGTACGACAACGAGAACGGCACGGAGAACGGCTCGCACGCCAGCCGCGGCCGGTCCAGAGGGAAGTAG
- a CDS encoding hemolysin family protein gives MSVQLIAGAIALVVVAWLAACAEAGLARVSSFRAEEAVRSGRRGSAKLAQVAADPVRYLNVALLVRVTCEMAAAALVTYACLQAVDATWEALAIAIGVMVLVSYVAVGVSPRTIGRQHPLNTATAAAYVLLPLARVMGPVPALLILIGNALTPGKGFRRGPFASEAELRAMVDLAEKESLIEDDERRMVHSVFELGDTLVREVMVPRTDLISIERYKTVRQALTLALRSGFSRIPVTGESEDDVVGIVYLKDLVRKTHINRDAENDLVSTAMRPATFVPDTKNAGDLLREMQQERNHVAVVIDEYGGTAGIVTIEDILEEIVGEITDEYDRELPPVEGLDGDRYRVTARLDIGDLGELYGLESYDDEDVETVGGLLAKALGRVPIAGASAVVDLPDGRALKLTAEAAAGRRNKIITVLVEPVTPQDPDSGEGGTR, from the coding sequence GTGTCCGTCCAGCTGATCGCCGGTGCGATCGCCCTGGTCGTAGTGGCCTGGCTCGCCGCCTGCGCCGAGGCGGGACTCGCCCGCGTCTCCAGCTTCCGCGCCGAGGAGGCCGTGCGGTCCGGGCGGCGCGGCAGCGCGAAGCTCGCGCAGGTCGCCGCCGACCCCGTCCGCTACCTGAACGTGGCCCTGCTGGTGCGGGTGACCTGCGAGATGGCGGCCGCCGCCCTCGTCACGTACGCCTGTCTGCAGGCCGTCGACGCCACCTGGGAGGCGCTCGCCATCGCCATCGGCGTGATGGTGCTCGTCAGCTACGTCGCCGTCGGCGTGTCCCCGCGCACCATCGGCCGCCAGCACCCGCTGAACACCGCCACCGCCGCGGCGTACGTCCTGCTGCCGCTCGCCCGCGTCATGGGCCCCGTCCCGGCGCTCCTCATCCTCATCGGCAACGCCCTCACCCCCGGCAAGGGCTTCCGGCGCGGCCCGTTCGCCTCCGAGGCCGAGCTGCGGGCCATGGTGGACCTCGCCGAGAAGGAGTCCCTGATCGAGGACGACGAGCGCCGCATGGTGCACTCCGTCTTCGAGCTCGGCGACACCCTCGTGCGCGAAGTCATGGTCCCGCGCACCGACTTGATCTCCATCGAGCGCTACAAGACCGTCCGGCAGGCGCTGACGCTCGCGCTCCGCTCGGGCTTCTCGCGCATCCCCGTGACCGGCGAGAGCGAGGACGACGTCGTCGGGATCGTGTACTTGAAGGACCTCGTCCGCAAGACGCACATCAACCGCGACGCCGAGAACGACCTCGTCTCCACGGCCATGCGGCCCGCGACGTTCGTGCCCGACACGAAGAACGCCGGGGACCTGCTGCGCGAGATGCAGCAGGAGCGCAACCACGTCGCCGTCGTCATCGACGAGTACGGCGGCACCGCGGGGATCGTCACCATCGAGGACATCCTGGAGGAGATCGTCGGCGAGATCACCGACGAGTACGACCGCGAGCTGCCGCCCGTGGAGGGGCTGGACGGCGACCGCTACCGCGTCACCGCCCGCCTCGACATCGGCGACCTCGGCGAGCTGTACGGCCTGGAGTCCTACGACGACGAGGACGTCGAGACCGTCGGCGGGCTGCTCGCCAAGGCCCTCGGGCGGGTGCCGATCGCCGGGGCCTCGGCCGTCGTGGACCTCCCCGACGGGCGGGCCCTGAAGCTCACCGCCGAGGCGGCGGCCGGGCGGCGCAACAAGATCATCACGGTCCTGGTGGAGCCGGTGACCCCGCAGGACCCCGACTCCGGTGAGGGCGGCACGCGATGA
- a CDS encoding carbohydrate kinase family protein yields MAVPPAVPPGVSQQTPAAAAETVVDPLKSARRAGDPPCDVYLTGTVFLDIIFTGLDSAPVRGTESWARGMGSSPGGVANMASALARLGLRTSLAAAFGDDHYGEYCWDALERGEGIDLSSSRTVPGWHSPVTVSMAYEGERTMVSHGHEPPPDADSPDGGAPKCPPRARAAIASLVPGARAPWIAAAARRGTRIFADVGWDDTGAWDLAALPDLAHCEAFLPNAQEAMRYTRTTCPRAAAHALTEHVPLAVVTLGAEGAYAVDGRTGETASVPAIEVEALDPTGAGDVFVAGFVTGTLAGWPLADRLAFAGLTAALSVQEFGGSLSAPGWAEVAAWWRRVGEFDEQDPVALRRYAFLEDLLPAGGGRAWPLRRAVPTIGFGRSL; encoded by the coding sequence ATGGCCGTACCACCCGCCGTACCACCTGGCGTATCGCAGCAGACACCCGCCGCGGCTGCGGAGACCGTCGTCGACCCCCTCAAGTCGGCGCGCAGAGCGGGCGATCCGCCCTGCGACGTGTACCTGACCGGGACCGTCTTCCTCGACATCATCTTCACCGGCCTCGACTCCGCGCCCGTGCGCGGCACCGAGTCGTGGGCGCGCGGCATGGGGTCGAGCCCCGGCGGCGTCGCCAACATGGCGAGCGCCCTCGCCCGGCTCGGCCTGCGCACCTCCCTGGCCGCCGCCTTCGGCGACGACCACTACGGCGAGTACTGCTGGGACGCCCTGGAGCGCGGCGAGGGCATCGACCTGTCGTCGTCACGGACCGTTCCCGGCTGGCACTCGCCGGTGACGGTCTCGATGGCGTACGAGGGCGAGCGGACCATGGTCAGCCACGGCCACGAGCCGCCGCCCGACGCGGACTCCCCGGACGGCGGCGCCCCGAAGTGCCCGCCGCGGGCGCGGGCCGCCATCGCCTCCCTGGTGCCCGGGGCGCGGGCGCCCTGGATCGCCGCGGCGGCCCGGCGCGGCACCCGGATCTTCGCGGACGTCGGCTGGGACGACACCGGGGCCTGGGACCTGGCCGCGCTGCCCGACCTGGCGCACTGCGAGGCGTTCCTGCCGAACGCCCAGGAGGCCATGCGGTACACGCGCACCACCTGCCCCCGCGCCGCCGCGCACGCCCTCACCGAGCACGTGCCGCTCGCCGTGGTCACCCTCGGTGCCGAGGGGGCGTACGCGGTCGACGGGCGCACCGGCGAGACCGCGTCCGTGCCCGCCATCGAGGTGGAGGCCCTCGACCCGACCGGGGCGGGCGACGTGTTCGTGGCGGGCTTCGTCACCGGCACCCTGGCCGGATGGCCGCTCGCCGACCGGCTCGCCTTCGCCGGGCTCACCGCGGCGCTCTCGGTGCAGGAGTTCGGGGGGTCCCTCTCGGCGCCCGGGTGGGCCGAGGTGGCGGCCTGGTGGCGGCGCGTCGGCGAGTTCGACGAGCAGGACCCGGTGGCCCTGCGGCGGTACGCCTTCCTGGAGGACCTGCTGCCCGCGGGCGGCGGCCGGGCCTGGCCGCTGCGGCGCGCGGTCCCGACGATCGGCTTCGGGCGCTCCCTGTAG
- a CDS encoding MmcQ/YjbR family DNA-binding protein, whose protein sequence is MTPSELRAFCLSFNDAVEEFPFRPETSVFKVAGKMFALSSLDAEPLTVNLKCEPEIALRLRAAHPEIVPGWHMNKRHWNTVSLSGDLPDRQVRELIEDSYDLVVAGLPRAVRLRLDRP, encoded by the coding sequence ATGACCCCCTCCGAGCTCCGGGCGTTCTGCCTGTCCTTCAACGACGCCGTCGAGGAGTTCCCCTTCCGGCCCGAGACGTCGGTGTTCAAGGTCGCGGGGAAGATGTTCGCGCTGTCCTCGCTGGACGCGGAGCCGCTGACCGTGAACCTCAAGTGCGAGCCGGAGATCGCCCTCCGGCTGCGGGCCGCCCACCCCGAGATCGTGCCGGGCTGGCACATGAACAAACGCCACTGGAACACGGTGTCCCTGTCCGGGGACCTCCCCGACCGCCAGGTCCGCGAACTCATCGAGGACTCCTACGACCTGGTGGTGGCGGGGCTGCCCCGGGCGGTACGGCTGCGGCTCGACCGGCCCTAG
- a CDS encoding MFS transporter, producing MATGAGPKSAAARAAAPAGPPPRLSRRDRLILFVLCAAQFMVALDFSVLNVALPALGSDLGMSHAALQWAVTAFALPSGGFLLLFGRFGDLFGRRRLFLGGLALFGAASLLATLAWDPASFLAGRALQGVGAAAIVPTGMSLLTTTFPEGPQRDRALGISGTLLSLGFTVGMVLGGVLTDTLGWRSTMGLLTLFALIVLPLAPGLLPESRTPDRPRLDVPGAVTVTGGLLALIYALSTAAERGFGGTDVIVTLIAGVGLLALFGYVESRAAAPLVSLPMLRRRTVAWGNLGGLVTSTQQVGITIGIPLLGVLATTSSDVLAGTRTVLTLDALIVLATAALVAVGLRRRRP from the coding sequence ATGGCCACCGGCGCGGGCCCGAAGTCCGCCGCCGCGCGGGCCGCCGCTCCCGCCGGGCCACCGCCCCGGCTCTCCCGCCGCGACCGGCTCATCCTCTTCGTGCTGTGCGCCGCGCAGTTCATGGTCGCCCTCGACTTCTCCGTCCTGAACGTGGCGCTGCCCGCCCTCGGCTCGGACCTCGGCATGAGCCATGCCGCGCTCCAGTGGGCCGTCACCGCCTTCGCGCTGCCGTCCGGCGGCTTCCTGCTGCTCTTCGGGCGGTTCGGTGACCTCTTCGGGCGGCGCAGGCTGTTCCTCGGCGGCCTCGCGCTGTTCGGCGCGGCCTCACTGCTCGCGACGCTCGCGTGGGACCCGGCGTCGTTCCTCGCGGGGCGGGCGCTGCAGGGCGTGGGCGCGGCGGCGATCGTGCCGACCGGCATGTCGCTGCTCACCACGACGTTCCCCGAGGGCCCGCAGCGGGACCGCGCGCTCGGCATCTCCGGCACGCTGCTCTCCCTGGGCTTCACCGTCGGCATGGTCCTCGGCGGCGTCCTCACCGACACCCTCGGCTGGCGCTCCACGATGGGCCTGCTCACGCTGTTCGCCCTGATCGTGCTGCCGCTGGCCCCCGGCCTGCTCCCGGAGTCCCGCACCCCGGACCGGCCGCGCCTGGACGTCCCCGGCGCCGTCACGGTCACCGGCGGGCTGCTCGCCCTCATCTACGCGCTCTCCACCGCCGCCGAGCGCGGCTTCGGCGGCACCGACGTGATCGTCACGCTGATCGCGGGCGTCGGCCTGCTCGCCCTCTTCGGGTACGTCGAGTCGCGCGCCGCCGCGCCGCTGGTCTCGCTGCCGATGCTGCGGCGCCGCACCGTCGCCTGGGGCAACCTCGGCGGGCTCGTCACCTCCACCCAGCAGGTGGGCATCACGATCGGCATCCCGCTCCTCGGCGTCCTCGCCACGACCTCGTCGGACGTCCTCGCGGGCACCCGGACCGTCCTGACCCTCGACGCCCTGATCGTCCTGGCCACGGCGGCCCTGGTGGCCGTGGGCCTGCGCCGACGCCGCCCGTGA